The Sebastes fasciatus isolate fSebFas1 chromosome 22, fSebFas1.pri, whole genome shotgun sequence genome includes the window CTTCTTGAGAATCTGGAACAGTACTTCAAGCAAACAGAGGGTCATGTCTATCTAGTTGAAGGATACAGAGAGAGCTTTGCAAACAGTGCAAAGAGCCTTCGACGAGAAATGGAGAACTCCGTGTTTAATCAGCTCAGAGCAACAGCTGACATCAGACAGGGAATGACAAAACTTGATAAAATCAAGGAGAAGCACACAAAAGAATTAGAAGAAAAGGTGCGTGGATTGATTGATCAATgtcggggaaaaaaagtcaagatGGAAGACAAAGAGCTGGACAAAGAATTTGACAAGATGTGGACTAAAACGGTAAATGAACTATCTTTTCCGAAACAAAAGGTCACAAATGTCATCTCAAGTGTGAACCTCTACCTGAGAGAGAATCTAACACATAAGGGGAGTGGTGTATGTCAATTATTAGATAAAAAAAGCCTGCAAGATTGTGGACTGGAGCCTTTCACATATACAGCGGAAGGATTTTTGAAGCAGTTAACACACAGAGTCAGCAAGTTCTTCAACATTGAAGATCATGTAAAGACTTTACAAAACATAGCTGACAGCATCATAACAATGTGCACACAGTTTGTGACTGAAAAGATGGAAAGCAAGAACAATTACCATGACAATTACATCCAAGTGATCCTACACATGATTGATGAGAGGCTGGAAAGCAACCAGGATGTTAAGATAGACATTGCGTTTGAAGTTTCTCTGAAACAACACATCTGTGGAGATGCAGCCAGACAGTTTCAGAAAATGCATGACGATTTCTTACATGTGAATGATCCCTACAGATGTCTGAATCACAACAAGGAAAAGTTCTGTGCTGATTTTAAAGACGTGTTCCATGAACGAGACCAGTGCCGGAAGAAGGCAGAAGAATTCACAAACCAGTGCTTGAGGCCTGCAGTCGAAGACTTCATCAACCGTTCCTTGGGTCCTGACATCATTGGTGAAATGCTGACAAGTGAGCAGTTCGGCACACGAATATTCCTCCAGTATTCAATTTTACTGGATTTGCTCGCAAAGGATAACTTTGTAAACTATCGGAGCTATATCTGCTCATACGAGGaatatgtaaagaaatggaTTGTTGACCAAATAGTGGAACGCTTCTCGAATGTGTCTACGACGTTTGAGTTTGAGGATCGCCACGTTCTGTCAAGTATCAACAGCATAAATGCTGCTATCAACAAAGCTAAAACAGAAAAGAGTGGCAACTTGAAGACATTCGTTAAAGATGTCTGTCAGGAACTTGGTGATAAACTGGTCATTTCCCAAGATGCTCTTGGTGCTTTCATGATCCTGAACAATGCCGACCAGGAACAGTTTGCTAACTGGCTCACTGAGTGTGTGAAGGACATGGCAGAAACTCTGAGAGAGGagttaaaaagaacaaacatacgaaaaaaactaaaaaatcttCACGTGACGCCACATAACGAGCTTTTCACCAAACTGATTGGATGTGGTAGACAGTGTCCATTCTGCAAAGTGCCTTGTGAGGCAGGAGACAAAGCCCACACTGAGCACTGGACTTCACTACATCGGCCAAAAGGTCTGGGTAGATTCAGTTGGGATGGGACAGAAAAACTTGTCACTGAGGTTTGCTCTTCCTCTGTGATCAGTGATACTCGTTTCCGCTGCAGTGCCACAAAGGGTCATTTCCACCCTTACAAGCGTTACGCAGAAATTTTCCCAGACTGGAGAATCGCTCCAGATGCAAGCCTTCAGGCATCAGACTACTGGAAATATGTAATGGCAAAAGTTCAACAAGCACTTTGCCAAAGCATATGAAGCAAAGCCTTCTGATATTCCTAAAATTTGGAAACTGATCACACGTAAGCAAGCAGAGGAAAGCCTCAAAGAGTCATTCCGCATCAAGTGAGAGACCACATGCTTTGTGGTTACAGAAGCGTACGTTATCCTCACAGACATTCATTATCCTCGCATGGATGTTTTGATCTCACTTGATTGATATGATATAGAGGAGAATCACAAATAGTAACATTCTGTATATAAGATGACAAGGTTGAAGATATTGTGAGTACAGCTCGCAACATGGAGACACAAGAGAAAATCACTCTCTGAATCACTTTGAATCAATGTACATGTCAGGGACAGAGTAATTATGATATGCGATTGTTTACTCGAAAGTTAGaatctatttgtttttgtttctgattcaaaacattaacattttcaaTCTATTAAGAGATCATTTAATCCAAATGTCAACATATAGGTGTaagttttcttgtttatttaattgaGTATGTTATTTTCTATATTCAAAGTTTGTAATGTCTTTATTGTAATCTCaattaagcatgtgttttatttttttaatcatcagtctatactgtatgtggtatGGTCAACATGTATACATGACAGAAAGTTTGTTTTGAAAGTATgatatgtaattttttttttttttactttcttgtAAAGTATCTGAggcaaaatatttacttttcccccttttttaagacactgCTCAGTCTTTATGTGGTATTGTCATAACAGAACAGGACGTTTTTCTTGTGTCAATGTTACTCGAAATTTAGaatctatttgtttttgtttctgtgaaTATATAAAAATGGCTGATGCCAAATACTTACATTTTCAAAAGATCATTCAGTCTAAATGTCAACATGTAGTTgccacatatttacatttttaagttCATGTGATCTTTAACTGcaaattttaaatgttttttttctgttaatcaAACAAAAGATCATTCAGTCTACATGTGGTTTTGTCAACATGTATGTATAACAGAAAGTTTGTTTTAATCAAGATATTATCTGATGCaaaataattactttatttaccttttttttaaaacaacgcTCATTCTTTATGTGGTATTGTCATAACAGACCAGTTCATGTGAGTTGAACGAATGATCATTCAgtctacatgtactgtatatatgacaGAAAGGTTGTTTTAATCAAGTTGATATGTGACCTTTTTTGATATGCAACTCAGAATTTGgaatatctttgtttttgtttccgtAAAGTATCTGATtccacatatttacatttagaaagaaatcaaaaatatcaataatcaTATATATTGTTATGTATACCTACTCGCTTCTGTCAACTGATTCAATAAAGAGACAAAATCGTCAGACTGGCTATGAATGTCTTTAATGTTTCCCAGATCAGAATCACAGCATACAGTGTATAATAACTTCTAAAGTAAACAGAAATATCATCacctcatttatttatatagttttactatactttttttttaataatcatcttttttaaaattccattatttaacatttttcttcatctcAAGTCTTGGGTTTCTGAATTCAACAAAGAATGTAAAAACAAGACAACAGGTGCGACTTCGCAATCGAGACCAAGCTGGAGATTTAAAGCCAGTGAGGGCGTTATGTGTCATTGTCTTTGCCATTGTGGGGTGTTAACCATGTGCTTACACGCACCACTGACCTGACACAGGATCTCCgtatttttaaattgtgttgTGCGAGTGCAAGATGTTTTTAAGGATGTTTGtacatgttttctttcctgttatttgtttgttgttttgtcccATCACTGTATCATTTgctatttaaatataaaatattattctTGGACAAAGAAAGGATAGATAGAAACACAACAAGGGGAAGTTTGTCCATTTCATTCATTTGCTTTGTCTTGAGGGTCAGCGGAGTTAACGAGCAAGCTTCTGTAGTTCAGAGGCTGAGAACCAGCTGCTATTGgtcttaaagcggcagtaggcagaagagttttggcatcattgggcaaaaattccataataacctttcagcatattgtaatgggagaaaactagacttctgcacctcctcatggctctgttttcaggctttaaaaacatctagcccgtgacgggagactttgaccaatcacaggtaatttcagagagagagtgcgttcctattggctgttcattcaacggaggcagctgtcaatcactcgcaaactccgatcaaacggtcaaactaggcagcgctgatcaaatatgaattaatattctgttactgtaatgcctatttctcgcctcaaatgttttcagaaccaccatttgctccagctggtggtcGGTGCTTGGTagttcctcaactgatctcaacatggctgccaggtcacacactttctcattttacagctaaacaggacactacaagatgattctgaagacatttttaaggcgagaaataggcatttcagtaacagaatattgattcatatttgatcagtgctgcctagtttgatcaaaagtgattgacagctgctcagagacggcaaggctccagctcggctctgattggttgttttcttccggtctgtgaaatcttgcagatgccgttaggagcaccggaggacacagaggcacatttttttcaaattacctgtctcatgcactactgtcaggatatagtgactgttttataaaaataactttttttaaatcatatttgctccaacttgcCTTCTCCAGCTTTAAATGAGAGCATCCATTCAATCCTGATCAAATTTACCTGCCCTTGATGTAGAGGTGAAAGTTAAAGATACATTCcagtcatttttatttgttatattatttatttcttgTCAAGAAATCAAGTACATCATCTTCCTGAAAACTGTTCATTACATATTCATTTTGAACATGAACACCAGCAGTTCAATGCTCTGAAACCAGATTTAAATAGATCTATACTGACATCTAGTGGACATTTACTACAACAACACCGGCTTGAAATTTAAATTtaggattcctcaggttttccaGAGATTTGTAGCTTTAACATCATACAGACATGAAACACTTGTAAACACTTGCACAGGTCCTTAGTTGGACCTTAAAATTAAAGACACTTGTTCATCTACATTTGGCACAGCCATGTTTACAAGTATTAAATTAAACGGAGGTTTCCCCTGGTGAACACCACTGTTGCTTCAAGACATGCAAAGTGAACGGCAACTATTTGCAATTGACAAAACACATGACAGAAGAGCGTAATATATTTAGATTGGAGTATTCCAACACAGTTAACTGATAAACATACagccaacatactgtatattgtctgCTCCAATCTGCagtcttctgctgctgtcaaagatctccacacacacagtcccatCAGACAACAATGTTAAATCTGTCCACTGGTTTATGAGGGAAATAGGACTCATAAAGAATCTCTGCCTGACACAGCTCTACTCAGATCACTGAGGGTCAGGGTAGAAAACCTTAATATGAATGGCTGAGTTGTTGCGTGTACGCGTCATGGGCTCCCCGGCCTCATCGGGATCTTCAGGCTCCAGGTCGTCCACGAGCTCCACCGTGGAGGTGTTGGCTGCCAGCTGCAGCGCCCCCTGGCTGCTGGCCTGCAGCTGGAGGGCGATGTTGATGGCCCTGTTGATGGCCAGGCCCAGGCCGTGGACACAGATCTCCCTGTGACCCCCACCCTCCAGCAGCTTCTGACAGCGCGCCAGCTGAGCCCGGAAGTCAGTCTTCATGTTGACGTAGACGTCGTTCCGTCTCTTTGGGAGTTTCCGAGGGAGGCGCTTCCTCAAGGTGTACTCCACTGGGTCCATCTCTACAGCCGGAGAGGTGACGTCAGTGTGCGGTGCGGCTGTCTGAGGGATAGAGGACATTCCTGGGTTGCGTGGCTCTGTCATGTTTCTCAGTGGATGTATGTGCTTCGGCAGCAGCTGGGGTTAAACGAGGAAGCTGAGAAAATAAAGTTAGTGGACAGAAGTTGATGAAACGTGATCATGAAACCTTCCAGCAAACAAAGATATCCTATTCGGGCTGCGTCTAACAATTCTTTTCATTAACTCTTAATCTGGTGATCCCGTTTTCAAATAATcattggtctataaaatgtaaatactagTAAATAATTCCCATCACTATCTTCCAAAGCCCTGGGAAATATCTTCAACATGTGACAAACAGTCCAAATCCAAAATATACTCAAGATAATATCCCatgagacaaagaaaagcaaactacatcatattttgcatttttgcaaattAATAGATTATCATACAGGCGAGATGCTAATTCATTTTCCATCAATTGTCCAATAGTTTCAGCTGTAAGTCTAATGCATTGTGGCTCTAATACTCCATCATACCATAGACcttcaacaatgataaataaaaatgaaaacataaacactaaactgttattcatttccatttctatacctccacagagagccactggagaggagctgaagagcctcatgtggctccagagctgcaggttgcttaGAGACCCACTGGAGGAGAACATCTAAACGTTGTTTTCTTTTGCCTAATATCCTATTTCCAAGTGTATCTTGGCGACCTCACAGATGTGTCATTAGTGGTACAATGCAGTGGGTGAGCTCAGCTAGTGAGCTAACTGTGTAATTGACGGTGAGTAGAGCATCCACATGATGAGCACACTTACCTTCAGAAGATGATGTCAAGGAAGAAGAGGCGGCTTATCTCATCACTAATGTCCGAGGTGCATGCATTTCTGTAACAGCAGCATTCTGCTTTAACCACACTagctgcttcttcctcttcttcttcctctgtgtttaTTGGAGGTTGTCAAACTAGCTCACATGTACATTACcaccacctactggactggagtttggagcagtagattggcaggaaaataaaataaataaaataaataaattaaataaattaaataaattaaataaattaaataaattaaataaaataaataataataaaaaccgaacaataaaataaaaattactaattattaataataataacaataataataatgattaaattctctccattattcctgatgcccttaagtaattagctagtgtggagcagtagattggcagggaaaataaaataaataaaataaataaaataaataaaataaataaaataaaataaataaaataaataaaataaaataaaataaataataataaaaaccaaacaataaaataaaaattaataattattaataataataacaataataataatgattaaattctctccattattcctgatgcccttaagtaattagctagtgtggagcagtagattggcagaaataaataaataaataaaataaataagacagcagagttattattatcaattaacAGTATTGATCTGCCTCATAAATTCTTCACATCCTTATATAATGTCACAGACTCcaaaattatttttctcatttacgCATCTTTCTCACTGGTAAATCCATCATACTAGACATAACAGGTTCCTCAATTCACTCAATTGTAATAAGTGACCATGTTACTACGTCCTCACATCTCCACAATAAGCAATTCCACAAACAAGCCTCCTGATGGCGCTTCAATATTTCACTGCTCAAAGACCAACACTTTGAGAGAGTGGACATCCTTCCACTCACCAATATTACTCTGGGAAAATGCAAAAACAGTAATCCGAGGGGAAAATAATCTCATATTCATCCtacaagaagagaaaagagacgGCACACGAAACCAATTTACTGTAGAACTAAAAATCAAATCTCAACAGAATGACACAGATTTTAATCAAGCAAATAAGACATGACCACTTTGAATATAATAACAAATCAGGAAAATATCTTGCAAATCAACTTCAACAAAAGGAGAAAACATAAGTGGGTAAGACCCTTATGTCACCTaaagacattatttatttacataccAGACAGCGAACCATAACTCAGTGATATATACAACTTCTTTCATAATATACACCTAGCTACCCACATTAACTGCAAGTTTCTGTTTTCAGCAAACTGCTCCATAAAACTGGATCAAATTTGATCCAGTTTTATGGAGCAGTTTACTGAGAACAGAAACTTGGTTTCCCGAGAAACCACATGCTCGAAAGTGAAAGTGTCCTCACCCAGCAGAATATAAAGGGGAGGTCTGCACTACAGGTTCTCCTTTTGCACACACAGGGACGTGTGGTGCGCACAGGAGAAGTACTGAAAAGAAACTCCTGCATTAAAGGACTGAAGTTTACCATCTTCTACTGAGGTGGGTTGCTATATGCTGCTGTTTTTGTCCTTGATTGTTCCGTCATGTGCCTGATGGCAGGACCTGAAAAACTAGACGAACAACATTAGTAACTGCTTCTTCTGTGAACTCTCTCAAACTTGGCAACCTCAGCAggaagttatttatttatttatttattttacggATCAATCTGATTTCTTTTGACTATGATCGAGCTTCTTTCACAGATGAACAGATGTCGAGCTGTTACTGCTTTTAACTAGCCCACATTAGAGTCATACTACCAGGCCCGGCCAGTTGCAACGAGTAGGCCTtatttatgatatatatattgtctGAGCTACTAAACAaagtattattatcattattgtggTGATTCAAATGCTTTAAGTGCACGTATTCGGCTGCTGTTAACCGATGATAagtgagacaggaagtgagacaggaagtgagatCTGTGGTGTTTTACTAGTTCAGCAGTCAGATTAAATTTACATAAttcatttgattaatatctcagcaaaatattatatccataaaatgatatggctttAAAGAATACccttttaaacttttaaagatactgattttaaaacatatttgactacgATTGAAAAATTAAAACTCAAATTCTATTAGATTcgacatttcaaatttattcccATTGTTTAAATGacgcattgttttgtttttaaatttattattattcatcttttccttgccttacattttatttgttttatatttagggcccaagcaccgacaacgtcgggccgCGAGtaccctattgaaactgtaggaactctttgtctttttctttttctctcaaatgaatcgccttaacatgctcaaaaagttgttaaacttggcacacttatcagaGGCGGTgaaaaattttatattttaagggtctcgggcttgggtgttgcaaaatggctcgctagcgccccctctgtgaatatatctaaatatctgaTGCCAAATACTTACATTTTCAAAAGATCATTCAGTCTTAATGTCAGCATGTAGTTTATACATGTTTTTTCTTAACTAATTGAGTATAATGTTATTTTCTTAACTCAAAATTGataatttctttgtttttatttcaatgaAGTATCTGATgccacatatttacatttttaagttaATGTGATCTTTGAGtgcaaatttaaaatgtttttttttttctgtaaatcaAACAAAAGATCATTCagtctatactgtatgtggtttTGTCAGCATGTATACATGACAGAAAGTTTGTTTTAATCAAGTTAATGTGACCTTTTTTACTCGTTTTACTTTAATACTGTATTAAATATTTGCCTGTACTTTTCCTAGACTTCAAAATGAATGGTGATCATTGGTACACTGTATAGTACACAGACATGGTCAGCCATACAAGGGAAATCAAGCTATTAAGTGAAGATCTGAGTAATTCTAAATCCAACTCATCTAAATTTTTCAGAATGTTACAGATCATACTGTACTGTTAAAAACTTGTAATGCATTACATCAACTtcttaaaaaatggttaaaatgtTGTCAAGTGATGTGATAGACGAAGGGCTACTGTATGAggaatttgtatttttatatatatacagtatataactcaTTTACCcctgagctgtgagtgtgaggaCAAACGGAGTTCACTCCAACACAGAGCCGGACTGGAATTGAGCCAAAGTTTCAATTTACTGGAAGTCAAGCCTATTCCtgagaaacaaaacagaacGTGTCTTCACTTGGCAGAATAAAAGGAGCTTTATCCTCAGGACTAATACTTAACCTATAATAGAATATTGCATATATAACagatacagttttttttaccatggaTAATCTACAAAGGTAGCCAAAAATGTATGTGTCAGTGACTGTTTTTCCCTCTTTTAAGAAATGGTGTTCAAATGTAGGCTTAGCCTAAAACAGAAGTATGTTCtatctgtcctttacagtattACAGCTGATTACAGTATTTTTGCTTTGGTCTATATTCTAGACTAGCAGGCTACAGAGTAAATGTAGCTGTGTGATTTCTGtttaatatcaatatttattGGAGAAGAAGGTGTTAACAGGgttcttttcttttactttcagTGAGAAGCTGTTTGAATAATCTGGACCAAGTGTGGGATGGCTGAAAGTGTACCCACAATGGATGACTCCGATGAGGAGGTAAAAAGCTAGTTTTTAAAACTctaaacttaaagctgcagtaggtagaattggagcaaatatgatttaaaaaaaggtatttgttttataaaacagtcactatatgaccgacagcagtgcatgagacaggtaatctgaacaaaatcatgtggctctgtgtcctccggtgctcctaatggtgtCTGCGAGATTTCGCAGGCCGGAGGAAAACTCAGAAACTCCGATCAAaaagtcaaactaggcagcgctgatgaaatatgaatgaatattctgttaccattatgcttatttttagcataaaatattttcagaaacatcttgtagtgtactgtttagctgtaaaatcagaaagtttgtgacccaatgatgccagaaacattctgcctactgccgctttaaataACATTACAATGACAAGCCACATACATGTTGTCCTTTCAACTACTGTTGGATAACTATCATTGTGAATGGAATTATGAATTGCTTCATtatactttaaagggactatttgtaactttgtacgcgcataaatgtagcgggtcgtcacacatgcgcgctcgcctatgcgcgttcgcgtgtagccgctgtaccctcctcctctgcctgctcgccttcactcagacagctcagctcgctccacctctagacgtgaacgcgcgctcactccacactgcagaagagttagtagctctgagaatatctagtgaatgtacacgggacgtttgtgcagaaataaatgctgcagctcctccagaccaacagaggttttccgtgtcttgtgaagtgacggagctctacagagatttacgttgtctgctctctccggctgcgggcggagagagcagaggagacacgctggagagccccgctgtctcagcctgcacttaggcaggaaaagccaacactaggatcagatctaaatcatgttcatggagagaccttcgtctggtcagctaacattactgccaagcagctaaaatatagagtgatattgtggttttagctgacttgtgtcgcctcactgttttgagtgatgctcgttcagatatattgagagcgagcaagcgcgagcccgacgctgactttcgttgatttcacggccacaggtgtcgctgttaagaagcatttctgaaagttacaaatagtctcTTTAAACTGCATTTCTCTCCATTACCAAGGAGTTCCATGATGCGCCCGATTCCTTCTCTGAGCTTTCCTGTGAGGAAGGAGAGAACACTCCACCAACACCACAGTCTGACTGTAAGTGTGACTGTCAGTAATCCAATTTAATGACTAAATACATGCTGTAATGTGGAGATACTGAGATCTACCTCTCTCTTCCCTTATGACAGGTGTCCCTCCACCAGGAGAAGTAAAAGTTCTCAATGCTGGCCAGGACACTGTTACTCTTGGCTTTTCACTCACTGACTCTGTTAGGTATAAACTGCAATTAGGTTACTCCTGTGACACCCAGAGAGGCAGTTTAATCACAGAGGAATCCAGCACTGTGGAGGTTAAGGGACTGATTCCTGGGAATGAGTATACTTTCAGCATCGTGAGGATTGCAGCCGATGGAAATCGAAGCAAAGCGACCTTGCTATCTGTCTTCACAGGtaaatctgaagaaaaaaaagtgttgtctGAATGGTCTTTTGGCTCATAACCTATACAAATCTACTTCTTACTCTGAGGTATGCTGTCAATGTATGttataaatgtttgtttcagACTAACAAGATGGTAAATTGTATTTCTACAAATTAAGTGCATGGTGTGATTATGGATTTGTCTTTTACCAAACTTTTACAAAGTCAAGTTGCACTTTAAATTGCAGACAAACATTGCTGGAACTTGAATTTCCAGGTATAAGTGAAACCATTATACTGTTCCCACAGAGCTCAGCCCTCCTGTGCAGATCACAGTCTATCAGGTCAGCAGTGAGTCACTGTCTCTGCGTTGGGACCGCCCTGCTGGTGAGGTGGAGAGTTACATTGTGACTTGTTGCCATGGGGCAGACATTGTGGAAGAGttaacagacacaaacaaactgactcTCAGCAACCTGAAGCCAGGAGTGTGTTACTCTCTGCTGGTTTCACAACTCAGGAATGGCAGAAGAAGCAAGCCAGCTGCAACATCTGCCCACACAAGTAAGTGAAATAACATTATTGCAATGAATTTTCTAAATAAAGTCACAGACTTAGGGgcaatatatacatttttaccaTGACTCTGCAGAGGTTTccaaaagaggagagaaatgaaTTAGATGGAAGCAAATGCAACACTGTCTGTAGAAACATTAAAGctcaattaaagggactgtctgtaacttcttacacgtataaatcattgccgGTCGGTGTCCCAttcgcgctcgcgtgtggctacgctgttccaacacaaactacacggaagcaccaaaaccgcaaagttatatctagtgaagcccatcttgcaaaacagtgttggctctTCCTGCTTCGGCCTCctgaccgcggtcagaagacacaggggagaccgtagctttggtctccagggccggagtcgatcctgtactctgctcctctgcctgcttgtcttcactcacacaccgcgctcgttctcactcgctctctcgctccacctctcacgtgcatgcgcgcacactacacactgcagaagagttagtttagctctgagaatatctagtgaatgtacagtggaagtttatgcagaaataactgctgcagctcctccagaccaacagaggtttcccgtgtcttgtgaagtgacggggctccgcagcgagaaacgttatcgtctccgaccaaaacgccagtgtctcccctgttccctccgctagcggtcgggaggctgaggcagtaAAAGTTAACACTCGGatcagcatcgattcatggagagaccttcgtctggtcagctaacattactgccaagcaggtgaaatatagagtgatattgtggttttagctgacgtgtgtcgcctcactgttttgagcgatgctcgttcatgtctatgtagagcgagcacaagcccgagcgtgagcaacaggacgctgactttcgttgacttaccggccacaggtgtcgctgttaacaagcaatttctgtttcttacatagagtccctttaaagaagcagtaggtagaattggagcaaatatgatttaaaaaagttattttttaaaaaacggcgctatatcctgacagtagtgcatgagacaggtgaattgaaaaaaaatcatgtgcctctgtgtcctccggtgctcctaatggcatctgcaagatttcacagaccggaggaaaacaaccaatcagagccgagttggagcctgccgtctctgagcagctgtcaatcactcacaaactctgatcaactgtcaaactaggtagcgctgatcaaatatgaaacaatattctgttacgttaatgcctatttctcgcctcaaatgttttcagacacatcttgtagtatactgtagctgtaaaatgagaaagtttgtaagCCATGTTGTGATCAGTataggaaataccaagcaccgcccaccagc containing:
- the LOC141760593 gene encoding ribonuclease P protein subunit p20-like; the encoded protein is MTEPRNPGMSSIPQTAAPHTDVTSPAVEMDPVEYTLRKRLPRKLPKRRNDVYVNMKTDFRAQLARCQKLLEGGGHREICVHGLGLAINRAINIALQLQASSQGALQLAANTSTVELVDDLEPEDPDEAGEPMTRTRNNSAIHIKVFYPDPQ